Genomic segment of Carassius carassius chromosome 19, fCarCar2.1, whole genome shotgun sequence:
TGCACTATTGAGTGGTTTCACTTCTCCTGTGTTGGCCTGCACCATAAGCCCAAGGGAAAATGGTACTGTCCTAAGTGCAGAGGAGACAATGAGAAGACAATGGACAAAGCATTAGAGAGGTCTAAGAAAGAGCGAGCGTACAACAGGTAGTGTCAGGTGTAGCTGGTTGCCATTGTTCTATTCAGGACTTTAGTATCCAGTTTTGAGAGAGGCCAGGGTCTGTGATGTTGTTAAAGATTAGAGTTGGTCATTTGTTAGTAGTTATATATTTAATAGGTTCACTTAGCTTCTTGTTATCAGTGTTCTACAGCATTGGAAGTATTCTGTTCATCCAACTACCAGACAGTGTAATGCATTTTCAACTATCAGTTTTGTATTTATGCCTTGCATAACTGTACATATGTTCGTGGTAAAATAAACCATGCTTAATGCAGAGCTGTCTCATGCTACTAAGAAATGTTTACATAAAacatatttcaccctaaaatttatatttcattgaaatacatccaagatgttgatgagtttgtttcttcatcacaacaggtttggagaagtttagcatcacatcatttattcaccagtggatcctctgcagtgaatgggtgccatcagaattaagagtccaaacggctgatgaaaacatcacagtaatccatatgactccagtccatcaatgaacatTTTGAGAAGAGAGAAAATGGATGTTGTTTGTAATAAATTcatcaattaaatattttctctTCAAATtgttgttaattgatggactggttTTGTGTGgctcattgtgatgtttttaccagctgtttggactcccattctgatggcacccctTCACTGCAGAGCAAACATTGGTTAgccagtgatgtaatgcaaaatttctttaAACTGTTTGAGGTAGAAACAAAACTCATCCGCATCTCGGAtagcttgaaaatgaaaatattttcaggaaatttttattttggggttaactgttcctttaaagtaCATTCCAAATGTGGACCAGAAATTTGTTTTGGTTATGTACTACGTTGCATTATTTACTTTTCATGTTTTTAGAATGGTCAGAATAAAATTTTGTGACCCGTTTCACATAACTTCCATTAAAACTGCAttaaattcaaaaacattaaacggAATGAGCCAAGATTCTTATGTTTTAGTAAATTGGTGTaaattatcagttacattactcaCAAATGTAGTTTCACCTTTTAATTAAGTTCTTACAAGTGCTGGAAAATGAGATTGCCAACCAGTGCAAAATCTGTACACAAAATTCAGATGTGTTTTTGTATATACAAGAGATTAATAGAGGCAAGGACACACTCAGGCATTCATGCATGTAACGGGGCATACATCTGTAAAGATCAAGGGCTTGGAAAAAGACCTGAACACATTATTTCACTTGACTGATTGGAATAGTGATGCAAGCCACGAAAACATTAAATAACTGCAGTTAACGTGTATCTCTGTAGGATTTGGGAGGATATTTTTGAACTTTGTTATTCCAGCAAATCTCAATTTTTTTTCCCAccagtaaatatatattttatactccAAACCATATTGCTATTTTTTCTTTCAACATAATTTGATAATTTATATAAACTCTCATGCCTGTCTACCAACGTCTTAGATGTGTTTCCAGTGCATCTAGAGATGCTCATCACCACTGGTGTGGTAGCATGCCTCTGGCAGAGCCATGAAGAGTTATGGCTGAATCAACATAACGAATGCTAATCCAGAAGAATGGAAGCAAAACCCAAATTAAATGTACACTTTTAACTGCTTTTTGAGTGAGATTGATCCATGATATTAAAATTGACAAAGCACCAAAAACATTTTCATCAACACTACTATGACTTATGTCTCTCAGCGAGTCAATAATCCAGATTAGACTGCCTTGATTGACTCAATcataatgcttttttaaagatgcttatgcatttagcaaaaaagaaaaatcactgcATGTTCACGCCATATGCACAATTATTCAAGCGTTATTCGCCAGGCATATTAACCACTTTCACTGATCTTAATGAGGGTTGGAAATCAGGCAAAAATGTGGgagtaaaataatacaaaaatcacAATCTTGCATGAGTAAAGTGCATGAAAACTTAAAAATGGAGATTTGAAAAACTATCCCCAAACAAAAGGAAAACAACATTTCAGAGAGAATGTGGTCAACTGTCCCTCCAGCTCTGCTCTACAATCGCTGACACCCGTTTCTCATATTCCCGTTTGTTTTCTTGATACAGTTGTGCTGCCTGGCTGTTTGCGGGGCTGTTGGGATTTGGCTCATCTAGAAGGGACTGTAAAGAGAGAAATTAAAATTAAGGCCTCAAGAGTATAAcaaaagtgtgagtgtgtgcgattGCCAGATTCAATAGTGTCAACAGCATACGTGAAGcaatttgtttaatattaaaaggactataaaacagttaatttaacaTACTTGAATTGATGTCAGAATAGAAGAAACATCATAAGTTGGACTCCACCGATTCTGAAGAATATCTAGGCAGATACTGCCATCAGCATACACTGTGAAATACAGCAAGAATACATGCATGACTCATGATAAAATTAACAACTTTCAGTATGTAGCAACCAAAACTACAATCCCTCCCAGACCAACAGATTCCAGAAAATACAGTAACTCTGATGCTTTGAACAGCTTAGTGTTTGAAGTTAGTCAAAGAAATATACAAGCAAGCATAAagtgtattaaatatttttactaaatctaaaactaattttagcaacaacaacaacctacTACTATTAATAGACTAATTGAATGACTTAATGTAACAGTAGCAGATTCTGTGTGGAAATGTACTACAGAAGTAGACTGTTGAAAGCATATTAGAGAATCGGGGTCAGTTTCTCTTTGACAAAGCTTCTAATTAGAGACAATCAGGAAGTATCACACACACCATTTGGATGAAACATCTTCGAGACAAATCGCACAGTTGGGGGCTTGTTTGGATATTCCTCTGTGAACTCAACTGTGAGTTTGAAGGTACCTTGTGTGCAGAATAAAAACAACATTGTATCTAATTTCTGACAAAGAAACACCTTTTACTCATTTTCTTCACTCTTGCAAATGATCATGCTGGAAAGGTCAGCAGACAGACACCTACCATCTTCAAAAGGCGTTCCTTCTGGACTGCATGTAAAAACGAGAAACGCAATATTAAGGTCAAAGGTAGGAGGAAGCTGACATGGAACATTCAGGTACAGCACCTtaaccatgatatatatatatatacacacatacaaatatatatactaaaaataatatatttataaaacattatttataggacaaattatattttgttttgtaatttatatgcaatttatttatgtaatgctaaactgaattttcagcatcattccagttccagtgtcacatgatttttatgaaatcattctaatatgctgctcaagaaacatgtattattattatcaatactgaaaacagTTGAGCAGCTTAATATTAGCTTAATGGAAATTGTGATAAATCATTttccaggattctctgatgaatagaaagttcaaaagatagCATTTATTTCCAATAATAGTGACACCATAAACCAATGTATTTAATATGTTTTTGCTAACAAAGTATGAATTTATCATCAAATATTTTGACCCCAAAATCTTGAACAGAAAAGCTACATTATATGTAATCATATAATTCCCTTTTATAAGATTTTTAAGTCTGATAATGTCGATTTTAAAATCCCCTCATATATGGAGGTTTTCCATGACAGATTCTCTCTGTCCTCACCCGAATATAACCGCGTTCCACACCATGATGTTGTTCTCTGAAGGAGCTCCACTGACTCCGGCTGGAGGGTCCTCCTGGAGTCTGGGGGACCAGCACATCACATTCAATCAAACACACACTGTACATCAGTTTCAATCACATTCACTGATAAGAGGAAACACCTGGAATATCACACGACTAAGTGTGGCTCCTGGTTACGTTACCGAATAAAAATACTAGAAATACAAAGACATTGGCtaaatagtagtagtaataaatcACACTTGGACAAGTCAAGCTTGTATAAATAACTTCACTAACGTTAACCGGCTCACACTAGCTAGCTAACGGTTAGCTCATAAGCTAAGATACACGTTAATTAGTTTCTAAGAATACAGTGTAAACAGCCAATGTGATGCTACCGACAGACTCAAAGGGATAAGTACAACATTAAATGACGTTTTTTAATAGTTTACATTGCGTTTAATAATCGGCAACCTAACTGGGTGATATGAAGCTAACTAACGTTAGCTAGCAAGCTATTCCACCAAAACAACCACATCTATCATTTAACAGCTACTCACCGCTTAAAATCTCGCATGAGTCGCCTTCTAGCTGGAGTAGACATCTTTAACTACACTAAAAAAATCGTCAGTGGTTATTTGTAGAGCCTAATAACAAATGTTAAGGTAACTGTATGTCACAACACTGATGATTAATATTCCTTTTTGAGTCCAAGACGTCTTTTCACGAGACAGGATTATACCATCTGTCCCACACAGGGGAGTGTTTGCGACTGGAAATACAAATACATCTTACAAgatgtatataaatacattttttgttttctttttaaatgcttaATGTTTCCGCAGTTCATTtggaatatttatgttttaatataaatcatttaataattaGCATGAAGTTCGTCTCTGCCTACGTTAATAGCAGAATTCCCCCTATTTGCCAGACCGTTGGTACGGTCTTAGTCGGAGGAACAGGCCCGGTGACGTTTCTGTGGGAGGAATGAAGTCATCACCCTCCTATTGGTTAAGCGCGTGAAATGCAATAAACGACGGACCTTATTGTACTCTGTCGTGAAAGCGATTTCATAACAGCTATGAGTTCCTTTTTTAGTCACTTTCGAAATCATGTATTCGATAATAATCAGGAAGGAAGGCAGATATTGGGACTTTATAAACTGTAAAGAGAGCACGGTAGTCTAGAAGCGTTTGGACTACAAAATACTATCAAAACCAATAAAACTCGTTCCTTATTACACACTACTTTCTACACTctacaagacaaaaaataaacaaggtGGAGGTTGTGAGGTTAGAAAACCATACAAATGATTCAGTCAATTCATCAccctttttatttacacacagcTCTAACTACAATGTAAGAAAGATATGTCAATATGTAGGCACAATTAATACAATACTTGTCCTTACAAATAATGCATGAAAAAATGAACGGCCTGCGGATTCTCCAACTCAATTAAATGACCCAAATTAGAAAACATTGCACTTTTTTTAAAccacacaaatacaaatacagtgtcCATTTAAAAGGACATGGACTCAAAGCAATTCAGCACATTCTATATGGATATATAAAAGCATACGAGTCTGGACGGGACATCCTAACACCCATGGTAGAGGTGCATGGTGTCAAAGGTGATGTGGTCATACTGCTCCTCTACACTGACTGACTTGCGGTGCTCTATCTGACTGCTGGCGTCCTCCATGTTCTCAGCCGTATCCCCGAAGCCATTATGATGCCCAAAATGAAGGCCATTGTCAAAGCAACCAGGATGTGACGAGACACCCACATTCCCAATATGATCACCACTCTCAACCTCGGTTGCATTTCCATTTACGTTCACGTGCATCAGGTCACCTCCACTGAGGTGCTGCACAGGATGGCAATGTCCGTTTAATGGGAGTCCTGCTGTCGAAGAGAACACATGAATTATAattcattaaagaaatattaaGATTGCTTCTTCATtcttaaatgaatgtttttgttttgcacaACAATTTTCAACAGGTCTACATTGTTCATATCATTTTTGGGGCATGAAAATCACCCATTCCGTTCAGCTTAAATAACACGATTATATCTGAACATTTGAACTTGAGATTTTGCTCAGCTCTACAAAAACATAGCACTGGCACACTGTCCTACATTAGCTTCCACATTAAACATTTGGCCTTATAAATTTATattcatttgatttaaataaCAGGGCTTAATTCTTAGTCTCACTTATGTTATATGTGGAGGCAGCAAAATAGTCCAGAGGTTACTGAAGGTGCAAACCAATAGAGGATACATGTGTGCCACATTAGAATAGACAAAAACAGTATCAAATTAACACTAGCAAGTGGTTTTTGTTTGGCTAATATGTTCTTACAATCTATTCATATGTACAAATTCATGAGTCAGTGTTGGTTGTTAATTGAGAGCATTTAATGTGTatagaaattacatttatatccatCTTAGACATCCTTTGTAATTTAACATGAACAATATGTCTATGTGTCCCACATTGCCGGTATTTAAATGAGTACTTATAGTAAGATGTCCCTTGTAATTCTGAATCAGCAATCATGTGTTATTCTATATGCAGTGATAAATCTAACAAGACCCTCTTCATCAGACTTTGCAATTacagcaagagagagaaaaacaaccaCAACCTAATAGTTAAAAAGGTTAAAGAAGTGACTGAATAGCACCTAGACTTACAAGAGCACACGTATGAAAGCTGCACAGCGAAGGTCTGTAGATGTACTTTATACGTTCATGATAAGATATGCTTTGGCAGAACAAGTGAATTTAAtgttgaagaaataaaaaaaggaaaataaaatgcacaatattttatattttcaacatggaaatatataataattatataatgttttgttACTTAACAGGAACATGATATGGGCTACTCATATCAAAAGTATTAACCAACAGCCTAAACCAAAATCCAACTATGGTACAAAACCCGAGGTCAGGAATTTGGCGGGGCATGTACAATTCAGAGGCAAAGCTGTGCAATCTATGTCATACTAAGACATACTTTCCAAGTACAGATATCAGGGCATAAAAACAGCCTCATAACATAATGCAAGTTCCTTAGAGAGAAGGTAAAGGTAAAGTTTGCCTTGCTTCTGGAATGCATCAGAATCacaatgaaaaatttaaatggcaTTTAGGGAAGTTATTGTGCAAAACAAAACTTAACATTTGCTCCAACCATTTACAACGCCTTCTCCATTTTAGTTTAAAACAATGTGCATACCGCCAAAAGTTAAAAGGACGGGGTGTGAACAACGTATGATCAGATGTTTTATACATATGATGTGtgccaaattaaatta
This window contains:
- the ube2al gene encoding ubiquitin conjugating enzyme E2 A, like, giving the protein MSTPARRRLMRDFKRLQEDPPAGVSGAPSENNIMVWNAVIFGPEGTPFEDGTFKLTVEFTEEYPNKPPTVRFVSKMFHPNVYADGSICLDILQNRWSPTYDVSSILTSIQSLLDEPNPNSPANSQAAQLYQENKREYEKRVSAIVEQSWRDS